The following proteins are encoded in a genomic region of Lemur catta isolate mLemCat1 chromosome 10, mLemCat1.pri, whole genome shotgun sequence:
- the TBC1D13 gene encoding TBC1 domain family member 13 isoform X2 — MSSLHKSRIADFQDVLKEPSIALEKLRELSFSGIPCEGGLRCLCWKILLNYLPLERASWTSILAKQRELYSQFLREMIIQPGIAKANMGVSREDVTFEDHPLNPSPDSRWNTYFKDNEVLLQIDKDVRRLCPDISFFQRATEYPCLLILDPQNEFETLRKRVEQTTLKSQTVARNRSGVTNMSSPHKNPAPSSLNEYEVLPNGCEAHWEVVERILFIYAKLNPGIAYVQGMNEIVGPLYYTFATDPNSEWKEHAEADTFFCFTNLMAEIRDNFIKSLDDSQCGITYKMEKVYSTLKDKDVELYLKLQEQNIKPQFFAFRWLTLLLSQEFLLPDVIRIWDSLFADDNRFDFLLLVCCAMLILIREQLLEGDFTVNMRLLQDYPITDVCQILQKAKELQDSK; from the exons ATGTCGAGTCTGCACAAGAGCCG GATTGCAGATTTCCAGGATGTCCTGAAGGAGCCCTCAATTGCATTGGAAAAGCTTCGAGAACTCAGTTTTAGTG GCATCCCCTGTGAGGGCGGACTGCGGTGCCTCTGCTGGAAG ATTCTCCTGAACTACCTCCCCTTGGAGAGAGCCTCATGGACCTCCATCCTGGCCAAGCAGAG GGAGCTATACTCTCAGTTCCTGAGGGAAATGATCATCCAGCCTGGCATTGCTAAGGCCAACATGGGTGTGTCCAGGGAGGATGTGACCTTTGAGGACCAT CCACTCAACCCCAGCCCCGACAGCCGGTGGAACACGTACTTCAAGGACAATGAGGTGCTGCTGCAAATCGATAAGGATGTCCG GAGGTTGTGCCCAGACATATCCTTCTTTCAGAGGGCCACCGAGTACCCCTGCCTCCTCATCCTGGACCCTCAGAATGAATTTGAGACCCTTCGTAAGCGAGTGGAACAGACGACGCTGAAATCCCAGACAGTGGCCCGGAACCGGAGCGGGGTTACAAAT aTGAGCTCCCCGCACAAGAACCCTGCACCATCGTCCCTGAACGAGTATGAGGTGCTGCCCAACGGCTGCGAGGCCCACTGGGAGGTGGTGGAGCGGATCCTGTTCATCTACGCCAAGCTCAACCCTGGCATCGCTTACGTGCAGGGCATGAACGAGATCGTGGGGCCTCTCTACTATACCTTTGCCACGGACCCCAACAGCGAGTGGAAAG AGCACGCTGAGGCAGACACCTTTTTCTGCTTCACCAACCTCATGGCTGAGATCCGGGACAACTTCATCAAGAGCCTAGATGACTCCCAGTGTGGCATCACCTACAAGATGGAAAAGGTGTACTCTACCTTGAAGGATAAGGACGTGGAACTCTACCTGAAACTG CAAGAGCAGAACATCAAGCCCCAGTTCTTTGCCTTCCGCTGGCTGACACTGCTGCTGTCCCAGGAGTTCTTGCTGCCTGACGTCATCCGGATCTGGGACTCCCTCTTCGCCGATGACAACCGCTTTGATTTCCTCCTCCTCGTCTGCTGCGCCATGCTCAT ACTGATCCGGGAGCAGTTGCTGGAAGGGGACTTTACCGTAAACATGCGGCTCCTGCAG GATTACCCCATCACAGACGTCTGCCAGATCCTACAGAAAGCCAAGGAACTCCAAGACTCAAAGTAG
- the TBC1D13 gene encoding TBC1 domain family member 13 isoform X3, whose translation MIIQPGIAKANMGVSREDVTFEDHPLNPSPDSRWNTYFKDNEVLLQIDKDVRRLCPDISFFQRATEYPCLLILDPQNEFETLRKRVEQTTLKSQTVARNRSGVTNMSSPHKNPAPSSLNEYEVLPNGCEAHWEVVERILFIYAKLNPGIAYVQGMNEIVGPLYYTFATDPNSEWKEHAEADTFFCFTNLMAEIRDNFIKSLDDSQCGITYKMEKVYSTLKDKDVELYLKLQEQNIKPQFFAFRWLTLLLSQEFLLPDVIRIWDSLFADDNRFDFLLLVCCAMLILIREQLLEGDFTVNMRLLQVLTKPQRPVPLAQAQRRSDPPAERTSRQPLRS comes from the exons ATGATCATCCAGCCTGGCATTGCTAAGGCCAACATGGGTGTGTCCAGGGAGGATGTGACCTTTGAGGACCAT CCACTCAACCCCAGCCCCGACAGCCGGTGGAACACGTACTTCAAGGACAATGAGGTGCTGCTGCAAATCGATAAGGATGTCCG GAGGTTGTGCCCAGACATATCCTTCTTTCAGAGGGCCACCGAGTACCCCTGCCTCCTCATCCTGGACCCTCAGAATGAATTTGAGACCCTTCGTAAGCGAGTGGAACAGACGACGCTGAAATCCCAGACAGTGGCCCGGAACCGGAGCGGGGTTACAAAT aTGAGCTCCCCGCACAAGAACCCTGCACCATCGTCCCTGAACGAGTATGAGGTGCTGCCCAACGGCTGCGAGGCCCACTGGGAGGTGGTGGAGCGGATCCTGTTCATCTACGCCAAGCTCAACCCTGGCATCGCTTACGTGCAGGGCATGAACGAGATCGTGGGGCCTCTCTACTATACCTTTGCCACGGACCCCAACAGCGAGTGGAAAG AGCACGCTGAGGCAGACACCTTTTTCTGCTTCACCAACCTCATGGCTGAGATCCGGGACAACTTCATCAAGAGCCTAGATGACTCCCAGTGTGGCATCACCTACAAGATGGAAAAGGTGTACTCTACCTTGAAGGATAAGGACGTGGAACTCTACCTGAAACTG CAAGAGCAGAACATCAAGCCCCAGTTCTTTGCCTTCCGCTGGCTGACACTGCTGCTGTCCCAGGAGTTCTTGCTGCCTGACGTCATCCGGATCTGGGACTCCCTCTTCGCCGATGACAACCGCTTTGATTTCCTCCTCCTCGTCTGCTGCGCCATGCTCAT ACTGATCCGGGAGCAGTTGCTGGAAGGGGACTTTACCGTAAACATGCGGCTCCTGCAG
- the TBC1D13 gene encoding TBC1 domain family member 13 isoform X1, which translates to MSSLHKSRIADFQDVLKEPSIALEKLRELSFSGIPCEGGLRCLCWKILLNYLPLERASWTSILAKQRELYSQFLREMIIQPGIAKANMGVSREDVTFEDHPLNPSPDSRWNTYFKDNEVLLQIDKDVRRLCPDISFFQRATEYPCLLILDPQNEFETLRKRVEQTTLKSQTVARNRSGVTNMSSPHKNPAPSSLNEYEVLPNGCEAHWEVVERILFIYAKLNPGIAYVQGMNEIVGPLYYTFATDPNSEWKEHAEADTFFCFTNLMAEIRDNFIKSLDDSQCGITYKMEKVYSTLKDKDVELYLKLQEQNIKPQFFAFRWLTLLLSQEFLLPDVIRIWDSLFADDNRFDFLLLVCCAMLILIREQLLEGDFTVNMRLLQVLTKPQRPVPLAQAQRRSDPPAERTSRQPLRS; encoded by the exons ATGTCGAGTCTGCACAAGAGCCG GATTGCAGATTTCCAGGATGTCCTGAAGGAGCCCTCAATTGCATTGGAAAAGCTTCGAGAACTCAGTTTTAGTG GCATCCCCTGTGAGGGCGGACTGCGGTGCCTCTGCTGGAAG ATTCTCCTGAACTACCTCCCCTTGGAGAGAGCCTCATGGACCTCCATCCTGGCCAAGCAGAG GGAGCTATACTCTCAGTTCCTGAGGGAAATGATCATCCAGCCTGGCATTGCTAAGGCCAACATGGGTGTGTCCAGGGAGGATGTGACCTTTGAGGACCAT CCACTCAACCCCAGCCCCGACAGCCGGTGGAACACGTACTTCAAGGACAATGAGGTGCTGCTGCAAATCGATAAGGATGTCCG GAGGTTGTGCCCAGACATATCCTTCTTTCAGAGGGCCACCGAGTACCCCTGCCTCCTCATCCTGGACCCTCAGAATGAATTTGAGACCCTTCGTAAGCGAGTGGAACAGACGACGCTGAAATCCCAGACAGTGGCCCGGAACCGGAGCGGGGTTACAAAT aTGAGCTCCCCGCACAAGAACCCTGCACCATCGTCCCTGAACGAGTATGAGGTGCTGCCCAACGGCTGCGAGGCCCACTGGGAGGTGGTGGAGCGGATCCTGTTCATCTACGCCAAGCTCAACCCTGGCATCGCTTACGTGCAGGGCATGAACGAGATCGTGGGGCCTCTCTACTATACCTTTGCCACGGACCCCAACAGCGAGTGGAAAG AGCACGCTGAGGCAGACACCTTTTTCTGCTTCACCAACCTCATGGCTGAGATCCGGGACAACTTCATCAAGAGCCTAGATGACTCCCAGTGTGGCATCACCTACAAGATGGAAAAGGTGTACTCTACCTTGAAGGATAAGGACGTGGAACTCTACCTGAAACTG CAAGAGCAGAACATCAAGCCCCAGTTCTTTGCCTTCCGCTGGCTGACACTGCTGCTGTCCCAGGAGTTCTTGCTGCCTGACGTCATCCGGATCTGGGACTCCCTCTTCGCCGATGACAACCGCTTTGATTTCCTCCTCCTCGTCTGCTGCGCCATGCTCAT ACTGATCCGGGAGCAGTTGCTGGAAGGGGACTTTACCGTAAACATGCGGCTCCTGCAG